AAAGCTCGTATGAGGTTCTTTTCTCCCTGCTTTATTCCGCAGATGGTGTAACAATTGCGAGATCGATTCGGGAAGCTTCGTAGTGTCTCGGCCTGCGCTGAAGCAGTAGTAGCTTCCATGCAAGTCTTTGAAATTTTGTGATTCGCTCCCGAGTCAGATGTATTTGGCGTCCGGTACGTATATGATGGCGGTGGCGGTGTCGTTGTAACTCGTATCTCCCTCCATGCCACAGTCTATGAAGTTTGTGGAATGATACATAGAAGATTAGGATGACCCTTCTGCAAGATGACACGCACAAATCGAgaaatgatcctaattttttttaaagcaaaagcTAGAAAACAATTACAAAATTTGATCTTCTATTCATATAGAGAAGTTAAAAGGTTTTGACTTTTTCAATCACACAAATATCTCATTTTGTTTTGAGTTGTTATCAGTGCATATTCTTTTTTAATGTCCAAAATACTCTCAAAAGTTgccaaatagagagagagagagagagagagagagagagagagaggttaaatACATATATGCTTGCCTGCAACGTGATTGTATAAACTTGTGCCTGAGATCATAATTACGTGGTCTTCCTCAGTTAAGCAAAAGCAAACTGTTTTGTTAATTGGATTTCTCAGCAAAACAAAATGGAGGTAGACTAAGTCTACCTCTATTGACTTCGATAATAAACTTCATAGAAGAATTGGTTTGTGTTCTCCTCTCATATGTATTTCCAACAATAAAATTTTCTTCGAGAGTATCAATGTTTTCGGAGAAACATTTCTGAAGTCCTTTTATacccatacaaatctatcactttCCTCTTCATTTGGGTGTAAGGTAGGGGGGATACTATAGTACTTCCTCTTAATTTATGGACCTAATTGTAAATGTAAAACTTAAAGAGGACTAATATGCAAAAGAGATAAAAAGGTTATTTTTGAATTGCCCTTCAAATTGATAAAGAAATTGTGCATCCGTTGATTTGGTAGTGATAACCATTTGTATTAGCaccatttaaatttaatttattttgaatatatgTTAATTGGATTGGAATGTATATcattaaatttattaaacatattatatATACTTCATGAGCCAATTGATTGTAAGTTTTGATAAAGGGTCTCACACGTAGACAATCCAATTACATGTCATATCTAATCGGATGCCTAGTCAGTCCACCATACTTGACCAACCAATTAGTCATCTCGTTACTCTCCCTATATAAATGAGAAAGActacatacatcaaaataatcttACAAGgctcaaatatataaaataatatttttaatgaatCATGGAGCAAGcaaaatatgttttaaaatattgataATGATCAACCAATCAGATTTCACATCCACTCAATCAGATTCCACAATCGTTTGCAATCCAGCTAAGACTATCATAGCCTTACAGTATAATACATCTCCTTTATCGAAAAACCTATATCcagcaaaaataaatttaatactcAATTTAATTTATTCCAACAAGGGGACCTTCTCCTACGAAATATCATTGTAGATAAGGAAGAATCATATCAAATAAGATTTATGTTTTTTGCCCCCACTGTTGCAGATAAAGAAGCTTGGGAAGTCCTGAGAAGAGCCAGTCGAAGCTGATATGATAGTAGAGACCGACAACTTTTGGGAAAATACAAGGAAAGTTGACTTGGTTCAAGCCTTATTTTAATGAAATACGATTACTTATTCTGTCATCAAAAGTACACACGGATTAACCACACAGCATTAACCTTAATGCTTTAGCCACAAGATCAACTTCCATCATCTCTGTACGTAGGTTGCTGTGCCCTGTAAATCTCTATTGCAGTGGGATGACGCCGTAGACCTCTATCGCATTGAGGATGGGAGGAAAGCTCGAGCCACTTGTGCTGGTCAAGGTAAACTTGTCGGCGACCTCCGTCCCGGGGGCGGACGTGACGCTTAGGCTTATATGAGTTGACTGGAGATACTCCGGTTTGAAGCTGCTCACTTTGAGTTCGTCGTTCACGAACACATCAAACATTCTATTCTCGGTCTGGCTGAGGGCGTTAAAATCCGCGAAGTGCATGTAGACGTAGTAGACGACCCCGGTGCCCACTCCGACGTAGAAGGTCAAAGAAGTGTCATTTGCCGGCGTCACGGCGGTGGCCATGACAGCAGCAGGCACTTGGAAGGCATCTCCTGGGCTCGTCTGAATCGGCTGCGAGGAATTTATGTCAGCCCATACAGTTGGTGTCACGAGCGGCTGCCAGATCCGATCATAGGCATCATCTGGATACCTTATATGTTTGCAAACATAAACAGTTTACTCATAACATGAATAATAttgggttaagatttattttagttCCTTGACTATAGACTTCTtaagtttttatgatttatttatatttaaaataatttatatatttttaaaaacataacatataaatcCCTCCGGTGGTGGCATACACCTTAGAGCTGATGAGTGACATCCGGTAGATCCAGCTCGCCAGCTCTAGGGCGTATGCCACCATGTCGCCTACCACAGCGTTGCCCACTACTGTAAACAATACCCGCTTCGATCCTACTGGATATCACCATACCTTACAAGGCACCTTTCCCACGAAGCACAACATTACGAAGATGGAGAGCAAGTGGAATGAGCTATTGAGCTGCTCCATATAGTTCTCCCCGACTAGCTTATTGAGGAAGAGAAAGCGACGGAGATTATAACGATCGACGAAGGCAGAGAGATAGAGGTAGGATAGATCAAAGGCGGAGGTGAGGGAGAGTTGGACCACCATAGGCCTGGTAGGTAAGGGTGCAAGAAAGAATAAAGTGGGAGGCGATGAGGAGGAAGACGTctaggagaagaaagagggatcAGGAGACCATTGTGTGCCTAGCGTTAGTCTTGTTAACGCACATCCACTTGAGGTAGGATCGAAAACTCTTAAGCTCGTCATCAATATGAGAGAAGCTATGTGCATATGATGCTCTACTAGGTAACAATAGCTCAGTGCTACTGTTGCTGGTCACTTCCACGACGATGCCTCCTTCCATCATTATTGGatgtatcaatttttttaaaaacttcaattatatatgttattatattaatagtttattatggatCAGCACATAAGTAAActctaacgtctattaactcaaacttaaAGGAAaaggcttatatatatatatatatattttttttttaatatttaaattattttatcgaTGAGTGAACCATAAAGATTTAAAAAGATCCATGGGTAAAATCACAAGGgctaaaataaatcttaattataaattacatatgtcattatattaataatttattatgaatcaatataTCATATAAGCAGACTTTAATTGTCTGTTAACTCTAACTTTGATAAGAGAtgcttatatattattttttttataaatataaaaaatccaACACTACATGTCTTGAGAAAGATAGATAGGGATAAGTCAGCTAAAGCTACGGCTAATTCTAAAAAACTACGAGGAAGAGAGGAGTCAAAACAATCTTAGAGACCCTTCTTAGAAAGGACTTAAGATCTCGGTGCCCAAATAACTAAGGTCATAGTTTCTTATAAGATTTCATTCccttaatttaattatatatgttCCTCATAGAACAATCAGGAGCTTACCTTATGTCTTGAGCAGCATCTCCCGTATTAGCCCTAGCATATAGCAGCAGTGAGTTGGTCTGAGTCACATCTTTGTAAACGTCTTTGCTACCAATATGTCGCAACTCAAGCGCAGAAATAAAAGGAGTACCAGAATTAATATTGACCAAACACACCGAGAAAGAATTGTCCCGAGCAACAGTGATAATCTCCCCCCATATTAGATCCGACGGATCAGTAATATTCACTAGTCGCGAAAAGTTCATCCCAAGATGGATTTCGAATGCAACCGGGGTCCGTCCATCATAATTTCCATGAAAGAACAAACCTCGGATTAGGTATTTATCTCCTTGGATTATTCCGTTGATCGTGTAGCAATTGCGAGATCCATTAGGGAAGCTTCGCAGCGTCTCGGCCTGCACTGGAATGCCTGTTTCTAAGAACGTCTTGTTGATTTTGTAGTTTACCCCCGAGTTGATATATTTCGCGTCTGGATCGTATGTGATTCCCGTGACGGTATCATTGTAACTCGTAGATCCATCCATGCCACAGTCTATGCTCACAAAACCTGTAGAAAGGATAATACAGAAATATTAAGATGATTTACCTATAAAAGTCTACTGTGCTTTGATGTAAAGTTGGGAGGATGGGAACACTTGCTACGCACCTTGTTGGGCATTAACCTGCAGAGCTACCGCCAAGAAACCTAGAAAAATAAGAGACCTCATCTTGTGTACTGGCTTGCAGGAGTAACCAGCCATGGTTCAAGCTGTGTCTATTTATAGATAGGGTGACTCACTTGCTACGAAATTTCTGATGGATAAACATCAGAATGCAAGCAACATGCTTGTGTAAACTTATCCATGAGATCATATCTCAGTTAAACAAATGCAATCTGCACCAGAGTCAACTTAAGCAACAGGCTGCTGCTCAAAGAAAGAGAACCCGTCAAGAGTCTCTCCAACCACCCCCTCCCCACCATGATTAAGAAACGTCCTTCTTTCCACATAAACAGCTTGATGTTATCTTGATTTTGTAGTCCCCTGTAACAGTGCGTTAAATGGCACCAAATGAGTGCTTTCGAGTGGCGAACTTTTCTGATACAAGCATCCTTGTTTCTCTTTCAAATTACAAGATCCATCGACCGGAGACACCTTGTGATTGATAGAATGTAGGAACAAAAAACAACTAGAATTTAGGacatctttcctttttttttagaaCCAAGAGGATATctcagcatagagaatttaatgtATTCATGAGCTATACATTATATTAGTGCAAGCGTCACCAAAATCCAGAACTTGATTCAGCATGCTATATTTTTTATTGGGACTTAATTCCGAAGCTTGAATATACTGCTGTTTCAAGTTCTCAACCACACGTAACAATTGACTTTATAATTTAAACGTGGCGACCGAGTCCAAGTAAACCGTTTAGACTCAAATTTTAACTTGACTTTTGTCAAAATATATTTTCTCCAGTAGAGACTAACGCTCATTTGATTTGGTAAATGAATCGAGGATGGCCTacagaaattaatttttttgttaGTCGTTGTAGTTATCAGACGATCTTGAACACTATTCGTCCTTGATTGGGGATCCGCGTTTATAATTTCCTCTTCATTTGAGTGTATGATAATAGGATCATTGAGATGAGAAGAATGGAGGAAGAAAACATTTCATGTGATCACACAGAAACATGGACgatgttaaaaaaaatgatgataacaTATTATTTAACAGCATATGGATTGCATCCGAACATTGATACATCTATGTGCAGATGAACCACGACATGGCTGAGTGTGATATGAGCATGAACTCAACTTCAGTGGATCTGATAAACTGTGTAACGCATATATATCCAAAAATATTGTGTTGTCAAGAATTCCTATCTTATTACACAGCAAAGCAAGCCAACAGAACACTTGAGTTGCAACATCTTGCACCACCACACCACTTGTTCACAGAATGCACATCTACAACGCAATCACTAAGATCATTTCACTATCTTGCCATTGGACCAATCATGATATTTGTCACGTCTAAACGTGCCATCTCAACTGAGTCGTTCGAACTCTTGCAAACTCCTCCCTCCACCAAATCGCTATCGCTATTACCTCTCACCTGACTCGCCTCTGCTTGCAGACTCTCCTTCAACTGCATCACCACTTCAGACATTGTCGGCCTCTTACTTCCGTCTGTGTTGATACAACTCATAGCTATATCTATGACCTTTACGATAGAGTTGATATCATATTGTCCTTCCAGTCTTGAATCCACAACTTCACTGATGTCTGCATTGGTTAGCCTCTGCCGCACCCATTGCACTATGTGACCGCTTTCTGGGGACCTCAACACAGGGGGTTGCCCTGTCACGAGTTCCAAAAGAACAATTCCGAAGCTATATACATCACTTTTCTCGTTCAGCTGGAACGTGTTATGGTACCTGAAACGAAGCATACATTAGAATTTAATATGATCGATCGACACTAGTCAAACTGACAAAGCTCAATATTGGAAAGGAGAACTTACTCTGGATCTACGTATCCTGGTGTGCCTACAACCACATCGGTAGAGACATGAGTGCTGGCATCAGTTTGGAAAGCTTTGGATAGCCCGAAGTCTGCTATTTTGGCTTCCAGGTTGTGGTCTAAGAGAATGTTGTTGGTCTTCACATCTCGATGAATGATAGGCGGTCTGCATCCCTTGTGCAGATACTCCAACCCTGTTTGTAACTTGATCATTAGCTATATAGTTCAAGAGTTGTGGCAATAGTACTGTGAGAAGTCAAAGAGGAAGGTTGCGAATGTGGATAAACCTAGCGCGGTTTCAATCGCAATATGAAGACGTTGTCTCCAATTTAAACCTCCGCCAGCTTTATCTGAAACAAAAGTAACATTTGCACCATAATTCATCCCCTTCGTGTGCAGTGTTACGCAAGTAAGGATTTTGCGAAACCAGAATGAACAATATCACTGAAAAAAGTGAAGGTGAAAAGATTTTCTTGAAGCAACTCAGGTTTGAAAGTCTTGCTACCTGAAAGATGATCCTTGAGAGTTCCTTCGGCTACATATTCATAAACAAGACCAAGAACACTGTTGTCCATGCAGCATCCGATCAAACTGACCAAGTTTCTGTGATGAATTCTTGATAAAAGCGATACCTGCAAcctcaaaaatataaatatcattaaGTTGAAAATCGTCATCGCATTCTACTCTAGTATTTATCGAATGACATGCCTCGGCCAGAAACTCCTTGGTGCCGGCCATTGCAGAATCAGATGTTTGGGACATAGGCGACCAAGCCATCGCCTCTGCGGTGGTGTATCGAGAACTAATTTTGACTGCCACTTCCGTGCCATTCAGTAATCGGCCGTAATAAACAGTCCCAAATCCCCCTTTTCCCAAAACCCTCCCGAAGTTATTAGTGATGTTCTTCAATTCCTCGTACGTGAACCGGCGACCGTCAACTCCAACTGGTTTTTCTTCCATGGCCTTTAGTTCTTCCAACTTTAGTGGGCTAGCGGGCGTTTGCGCTGCAGGATACAAAGAACGAAACGTAAGTAACCGATGACAATGCACAATGCACTTTGGTCTGTCACTCGTTGAGCAGGTAGCACCCAAGAATATAGTGCAGTCGAGTTTGGTGAAGCTACTACCGTTCTTGTAGAAGATTATTAGGTTGTAACTTACATCGTGGAGCGTTAGGTCGTCTTCTCTTTGCCAAGTACACCAAAAATAGGATCAGTAATGCTACAAGAACTGCTCCGATCACCGCAATAGCCACAATAACAGGCGTGGCAATCTTCTTGCTCTTTTTCTCATCGTCCACACGAACATTACATGTAGCCCCATGCTGGCACAGTTGAGGGTTGTTGTCCGTTCTTGCATAAGAATAGAATCCATTGGGAATAAGCATCATCGTTACTCACAATGCACTTGAAAATGAGTTTGGGTCTGAATTGATGAGACTTACTTTAAAAGAAATAAGCCATTCTTTTGTCTGTCATAGAGATCATCAGGTATAGATCCATTGAGTTGGTTGTGTGACAAATTTCTGCATGAAAAAAAGATGATTCTGAACTATACAAATAGAATGTTCAAGTTTCCAAGAGACTTCTAAATGCTTACAGCATGCTAAGTGACTCCAAATTGGCTAGAAAACTTGGTATTGGACCTGTGAAGTTATTATACGATAAGTCCCTGAAACAAAAACAGAGAAAATAAGCCCGATAGTACACTTGTGACTGTTTCTCATCTGCAAGATGTTACTCGGTGTAGCAGAAAGAAGGTAGCAAATAGAAATTCTAATTAACTAGCTGACTCTAAGTCCTGTTCATGCTCGATCAACCACCGGCAGTATTTCCCTAGTTCAGCGATAGCTGACAAAACTCAAAATCGTCAATGATGGCCAAACTCACAAGGATTTGATGGCAGTGAGCTTTGCTAGATCACTTGGTATCGTGCCATTCAGCCCAAGAGAGGATAGGTTTCTGCAAAAGAAGATGAATTAGTGCAAGCAACAAAATCTAACCTTTTCTCTGGTTATCAAAAATTGGATAAGAAGAGGATTGGGTCTTCCACAAACAGGGGAACTTACAAGGATGTGATCCTTTGGCGTTGTTCGGAGCTAGAGAGGGAACAGGTTATCCCACTCCATGTAAACTTCTCCGGCGAGCATGGATCCCCTTGCCATTTGGTCATTTTATACATGTTCTTCAGATTCATCATAGCATCCACTGACACATTCACAAGAGAAGCATGATGCTGGGCAAGTccgaattcataaaaataatggaAAACTTGTATCTCATTAATTGACGAGATATTAAATTCGGACAGCGCTCACCAACAGTTTATCATGGATATCATATACTCTAAACCTCATTCTATAAATGTATCATTTAAGATCAAAGAGTCCGAAATCACGTCTTACGAGTTTTGAAGGTTGTGCATCAAGTCTCACCGTCAGAAAAAAAACAGAGAGAAAGAGCAACTCGGCGAAGAAAAAGACTGGAAGCCTTAGCTGAAACAGGAACTACACGACATTAAACTAAATGCGTAAGCCAAGATAAACTACCATCATTTTCGTAGGTTGCTGTGTCCGGAAGTGAAAGGAGGGTGTAGACCTCTATCGCGTTGAGGATGGGGGGAAGGGTCGAGCTACCCGAATGGTTCAAGTCAATGTCGTACTCGACCGCCGTCCCGAGGTCATACGTGAGACTTATATGAGTTGACAGGAGATATTTCGGTTGGAAATTGCTCGCTTTGAGTTCGTTGTTCACGTACACGTCCAACATTCTAGTCTGGTTGGGGCTGGGGGCGTCGAAGTCCGCGAAGTGCATGTAGACGTAGTACTCTGGACGGACGGGTCCCGGTTTGGCGGACATCAAAAGCAGCAACGAAGTGTTATCACTTGGCGTGACGGCGGTGGCCATGACGGCACCAGGCACTTGGAATTCATCTCCTGGGTTTCTCTGAATCGTCTCCGAGGAACTTATGTTGAACCAGTACGGAAAATTGGAGAAGGGCGTCCAGAAGCGATCATAAGCATCATCCGGgtacctatatatatatgtacgacCACAAACAAACAGTTCATCAGGTGATCCTACAACcaaggaaaaaagaaatgaaaactCCTTTGTGCACAGCGTGAGTCTTCTCAAGAACACTCTGATTGCGGATCATTCATTCTATATATGGCGTGCTCATGAGAGACGGTGGTCAACTGAAAGAAGTGTGGCTAATTGAGAAGAACGTTCGAgcaagaggagaaagaaaaataaataacaaaacaaaGAACTCCTATCTCGATCCGGTAGTCTTAGAGTACACTGTATCAAAAAATTGATCGAAGTGTAGGTTGATATTTTACGAGAACAAGAAAAAGGTCTTGATTTTTTTGCTTCATATGATTAGGACTTCAAAATCAAGAATCTTGCATGATCACTGAACCAGTGAGGAACAACACTCACCTTATGATGTTCGGAGCGTCCCCCATGTTCAGTCTAGTGCCAAGCACCAGGGAGTTGGTCTGATTCACATCCCTGTAAACATCTGTGCTACTAATTTGTCTCACCTCAAGCGCAGAAACGAAAGGGGTACCAGAATTAGTGTTAACCAGACAAACCGAGAAATAATCCTCCTGAGCGACAGTGATGATCTCGGCCTCAAGTAGAACTGAAGCATCAGTAATATTCACTGATCGCCAAAAGTTCACCCCAAGATGAAGGTCAAATACAACCGAAGCCAGTCCATCGTAACTGCCATGTAACAACAAAGCTCGTACGAGGTACTTTTCTCCCTGCTTTATTCCGCCGATGGTGTAACAATTGCGAGATCCATTCGGGAAGCTTCGTAGTGTCTCGGCCTGTGCTGGAGTAGTAGCATCCATGTAAGTCTTGGAAATTTTGTGGTTCACTCCCGAGTCGATGTATTTGGCGTCCGGTACGTATACGATGCCGGTGGCGGTGTCGTTGTAGCTGGAATCTCCTTCCATGCCACAGTCTATGCTCAAGAA
This Musa acuminata AAA Group cultivar baxijiao chromosome BXJ1-2, Cavendish_Baxijiao_AAA, whole genome shotgun sequence DNA region includes the following protein-coding sequences:
- the LOC135607734 gene encoding senescence-induced receptor-like serine/threonine-protein kinase — its product is MMPCLFDSAHPDTKMRSLIFLGFLAAAIQVDAQQGFLSIDCGMEGDSSYNDTATGIVYVPDAKYIDSGVNHKISKTYMDATTPAQAETLRSFPNGSRNCYTIGGIKQGEKYLVRALLLHGSYDGLASVVFDLHLGVNFWRSVNITDASVLLEAEIITVAQEDYFSVCLVNTNSGTPFVSALEVRQISSTDVYRDVNQTNSLVLGTRLNMGDAPNIIRYPDDAYDRFWTPFSNFPYWFNISSSETIQRNPGDEFQVPGAVMATAVTPSDNTSLLLLMSAKPGPVRPEYYVYMHFADFDAPSPNQTRMLDVYVNNELKASNFQPKYLLSTHISLTYDLGTAVEYDIDLNHSGSSTLPPILNAIEVYTLLSLPDTATYENDVDAMMNLKNMYKMTKWQGDPCSPEKFTWSGITCSLSSSEQRQRITSLNLSSLGLNGTIPSDLAKLTAIKSLDLSYNNFTGPIPSFLANLESLSMLNLSHNQLNGSIPDDLYDRQKNGLFLLKTDNNPQLCQHGATCNVRVDDEKKSKKIATPVIVAIAVIGAVLVALLILFLVYLAKRRRPNAPRSQTPASPLKLEELKAMEEKPVGVDGRRFTYEELKNITNNFGRVLGKGGFGTVYYGRLLNGTEVAVKISSRYTTAEAMAWSPMSQTSDSAMAGTKEFLAEVSLLSRIHHRNLVSLIGCCMDNSVLGLVYEYVAEGTLKDHLSDKAGGGLNWRQRLHIAIETALGLEYLHKGCRPPIIHRDVKTNNILLDHNLEAKIADFGLSKAFQTDASTHVSTDVVVGTPGYVDPEYHNTFQLNEKSDVYSFGIVLLELVTGQPPVLRSPESGHIVQWVRQRLTNADISEVVDSRLEGQYDINSIVKVIDIAMSCINTDGSKRPTMSEVVMQLKESLQAEASQVRGNSDSDLVEGGVCKSSNDSVEMARLDVTNIMIGPMAR
- the LOC135607731 gene encoding putative leucine-rich repeat receptor-like protein kinase At2g19210; protein product: MRSLIFLGFLAVALQVNAQQGFVSIDCGMDGSTSYNDTVTGITYDPDAKYINSGVNYKINKTFLETGIPVQAETLRSFPNGSRNCYTINGIIQGDKYLIRGLFFHGNYDGRTPVAFEIHLGMNFSRLVNITDPSDLIWGEIITVARDNSFSVCLVNINSGTPFISALELRHIGSKDVYKDVTQTNSLLLYARANTGDAAQDIRYPDDAYDRIWQPLVTPTVWADINSSQPIQTSPGDAFQVPAAVMATAVTPANDTSLTFYVGVGTGVVYYVYMHFADFNALSQTENRMFDVFVNDELKVSSFKPEYLQSTHISLSVTSAPGTEVADKFTLTSTSGSSFPPILNAIEVYGVIPLQ